The Opisthocomus hoazin isolate bOpiHoa1 chromosome 30, bOpiHoa1.hap1, whole genome shotgun sequence genome has a window encoding:
- the LOC104326991 gene encoding serum amyloid P-component, whose translation MGQLQLCLAVLAGLSGIAAQEDLYRKVFIFRKDPSDAYVVLRAKLEQPLQNFTVCLRSYTDLTRPHSLFSYATKAQDNEILLFKPKPGEYRLYVGGKFVTFRVPEGHGDWEHVCASWESATGIAEFWLNGKPWPRKGLQRGYTVGAEAAILLGQEQDAFGGGFDVYNSFSGELADVYLWDTGLSPDKMRAAYQSLRLPPAILAWKSLIYEVKGDVVVKARLREMLGP comes from the exons ATGggccagctgcagctctgccttgctgTCCTGGCCGGGCTCTCAGGGATCGCAGCCCAGGAAG ACCTGTACCGAAAGGTGTTCATCTTCCGGAAGGACCCCAGCGATGCCTACGTGGTGCTGAGGGCCAAGCTTGAGCAGCCACTGCAGAACTTCACGGTGTGCCTGAGGTCCTACACTGACCTGACCCGGCCCCACAGCCTCTTCTCCTACGCCACCAAGGCGCAGGACAACGAGATCCTCCTCTTCAAGCCTAAACCTGGCGAGTACCGGCTCTACGTGGGGGGCAAGTTCGTCACCTTCCGTGTCCCTGAGGGCCATGGGGACTGGGAACATGTCTGTGCTAGCTGGGAGTCGGCCACTGGCATCGCCGAGTTTTGGCTCAATGGGAAGCCCTGGCCCCGcaaggggctgcagaggggctACACAGTGGGGGCAGAGGCAGCCatcctgctggggcaggagcaggatgcCTTTGGGGGCGGCTTCGATGTCTACAACTCCTTCTCCGGTGAGCTGGCTGATGTCTACCTGTGGGACACGGGGCTGTCCCCAGATAAGATGCGAGCTGCCTACCAGTCCCTGCGCCTGCCACCTGCCATCCTGGCCTGGAAGAGCCTGATCTACGAGGTGAAGGGCGATGTGGTGGTGAAAGCCCGGCTCCGGGAGATGCTGGGGCCGTGA
- the ACKR1 gene encoding atypical chemokine receptor 1 produces MGNCIPVSPSVLESKNSLDLLEIIGNLSYDDSNMTSLDYDTAPCHNNYCSLFQHVAPRFLAITCAAATLGTGALLVALAKRPHAWGWPQSRALVAQLVVGMGLFTALLPPVAVGIGQGWQLGTGLCRLTHLLWHWSLFTQGLLVGSNFCSSAWCHWDPRSRRLAVAVWAGALLLAMPAALTSGTVAAPETSCIRRSVDILSPAYLLHVAICLCLFLLLPAVLLVATLAVPQLRVGWEPGIGASWLFFGLWVPYGVGLAVDLLLQTQLLQPTCGTFEHFDYVLGLSEGLGVLHCCLGPTALLAARLCRHDADASGSC; encoded by the exons ATGGGCAACTGCATCCCGGTG AGCCCCAGCGTCCTGGAGAGCAAAaactccctggacctgctggagatcaTTGGTAATCTCTCCTACGACGACAGCAACATGACGTCCCTGGACTACGACACTGCACCCTGCCACAACAATTACTGTTCCCTCTTCCAGCATGTGGCCCCCAGGTTCCTGGCCATCACCTGCGCCGCGGCCACCCTGGGCACTGGGGCGCTGCTGGTGGCACTGGCCAAGCGGCCCCACGCCTGGGGCTGGCCTCAGAGCCGAGCGCTGGTGGCCCAGCTGGTAGTGGGGATGGGTCTCTTCACTGCTCTGCTGCCACCTGTGGCAGTGGGCAtcgggcagggctggcagctgggcaCAGGGCTGTGCAGGCTCACCCACCTACTGTGGCACTGGAGCCTCTTCAcccaggggctgctggtgggcagcAACTTCTGCAGCAGTGCCTGGTGCCACTGGGACCCCCGGAGCCGGCGGCTGGCCGTGGCCGTGTGGGccggagctctgctgctggcgaTGCCGGCAGCTCTCACCAGCGGCacggtggcagccccagagacGAGCTGCATCCGTCGGAGCGTGGACATCCTCTCCCCAGCGTACTTGCTGCACGTTGCCAtctgcctctgcctcttcctgctgctgccggcagtgctgctggtggCCACGCTGGCTGTGCCACAGCTGAGGGTGGGCTGGGAGCCAGGCATCGGCGCAAGCTGGCTCTTCTTTGGGCTCTGGGTGCCTTATGGCGTGGGGCTGGCCGTGGATCTCCTTCTGCaaacccagctgctgcagcccaccTGTGGCACCTTCGAGCACTTTGATTACGTGCTGGGGCTgagcgaggggctgggggtgctgcacTGCTGCCTGgggcccacagcactgctcgctgCCCGGCTCTGCCGCCACGACGCAGACGCCAGCGGCAGCTGCTga
- the CADM3 gene encoding cell adhesion molecule 3 isoform X1 — translation MLPLGLLLLLACFGAARGNLSRDESQPTTSDETVVAGGTVVLKCQVEDPDDSSLQWSNPAQQTLYFGEKRALRDNRIQLERSTPNELTISISDVVLSDEGEYTCSIFTMPVRTAKALVTVLGIPQKPQIFGHEQPIDEEKIARLTCRSSGSKPAAQLRWKKGNKELKDEGTEVVEDPNGKTFTVSSRVEFRVTKEDNEAEVTCTVDHESLQNSERSTTQKLQVHYKPTAKIEPHPQYPREGEKLQLQCDGQGNPIPQEFLWEKEGSDAPLQLSSDSVLIFPFLNKSDSGTYVCTATSSMGSVVAKYNLDVSDASPVPSTSSTYHAVIGGVVAVIVFLLLSLVIVLAHYLIRHKGMCIRHGETVTSRHRQNPAEVMCTYLTHEAKGSDDAPDADTAIINAEGGQASGDDKKEYFI, via the exons AGAGCCAGCCCACAACGTCGGACGAGACTGTGGTGGCCGGTGGTACAGTGGTGCTCAAGTGCCAGGTGGAGGATCCCGATGACTCCTCACTACAGTGGTCCAACCCTGCCCAGCAGACCCTCTACTTCGGGGAGAAACGAG CCCTACGAGATAACAGGATCCAGCTGGAGAGGTCTACCCCCAACGAGCTGACCATCAGCATCAGTGATGTAGTGTTGTCAGATGAGGGGGAATATACCTGCTCCATCTTCACCATGCCTGTGCGGACTGCGAAGGCCCTGGTCACTGTGCTGG GAATCCCCCAGAAACCCCAAATCTTTGGCCATGAGCAGCCCATCGATGAGGAGAAGATAGCCCGGCTGACCTGCCGGTCCTCTGGCAGCAAGCCTGCCGCCCAGCTCCGGTGGAAGAAGGGGAATAAGgagctgaagg ATGAGGGCACTGAGGTGGTGGAGGACCCCAATGGAAAGACCTTCACCGTGAGCAGTCGGGTGGAGTTCCGCGTCACCAAAGAAGACAACGAAGCCGAGGTGACCTGCACCGTGGACCACGAGTCTCTGCAGAATTCTGAGAGGTCAACCACGCAGAAGCTGCAGGTCCACT ACAAGCCAACAGCGAAGATCGAGCCGCATCCCCAGTACCCACGGGAAGGCGAGAAGCTCCAGCTGCAGTGTGACGGACAGGGCAACCCCAT CCCCCAGGAGTTCCTGTGGGAGAAGGAGGGCAGTGATGCACCCCTGCAACTGAGCTCGGACAGCGTCCTCATCTTCCCCTTCCTCAACAAGAGTGACAGTGGCACCTACGTCTGCACGGCCACCAGCTCCATGGGCAGCGTTGTGGCCAAGTACAACCTTGATGTCAGCG ATGCCAGCCCCGTGCCCTCAACCTCCAGCACGTACCATGCAGTGATCGGTGGGGTGGTTGCCGTCATTGTCTTCCTCCTGCTCAGTCTTGTCATCGTGTTGGCACACTACCTGATCAGACACAAAG GTATGTGCATAAGACACGGGGAGACGGTCACATCCAGACATCGTCAAAACCCAGCAGAGGTGATGT GTACCTACCTGACCCATGAGGCCAAGGGGTCGGATGACGCCCCAGATGCCGACACAGCCATCATCAATGCAGAGGGCGGCCAAGCCAGTGGTGATGACAAGAAGGAATATTTCATCTAG
- the DUSP23 gene encoding dual specificity protein phosphatase 23 isoform X2, which translates to MGASEPPNFSWVSEGQLAGLGMPREPGHYRFLLGQGVRHLVSLSERAPPHHGCCPAIRLHRLRVPDFSPPTPGQIQSFLQLVEEASARGEAVAVHCMLGHGRTGTMLACYLAKARKMSGSDAIQEIRRLRPGSIETREQEQAVIQFCRCIHTGEDGEEV; encoded by the exons ATGGGGGCATCCGAGCCCCCCAACTTCTCGTGGGTGTCGGAGGGGCAGCTGGCGGGCCTGGGCATGCCGCGGGAGCCGGGGCACTACCGGTTCCTGCTGGGCCAGGGCGTGCGGCATCTGGTGTCGCTGTCGGAGCGGGCACCCCCGCACCACGGCTGCTGCCCCGCCATTCGGCTGCACCGGCTGCGTGTGCCCGACTTCAGCCCCCCGACGCCCGGGCAGATCCAGAGCttcctgcagctggtggaggaggcCAGCGCCCGTGGGGAG GCTGTGGCAGTGCACTGCATGCTGGGACACGGCCGGACGGGCACCATGCTGGCCTGCTACCTGGCGAAGGCACGGAAGATGAGTGGCAGCGACGCCATCCAGGAGATCCGGCGACTGCGGCCTGGCTCCATCGAGACGCGGGAGCAGGAGCAAGCCGTGATCCAGTTCTGCCGGTGTATTCA CACTGGAGAGGATGGTGAGGAGGTGTGA
- the CADM3 gene encoding cell adhesion molecule 3 isoform X2 yields MLPLGLLLLLACFGAARGNLSRDESQPTTSDETVVAGGTVVLKCQVEDPDDSSLQWSNPAQQTLYFGEKRALRDNRIQLERSTPNELTISISDVVLSDEGEYTCSIFTMPVRTAKALVTVLGIPQKPQIFGHEQPIDEEKIARLTCRSSGSKPAAQLRWKKGNKELKDEGTEVVEDPNGKTFTVSSRVEFRVTKEDNEAEVTCTVDHESLQNSERSTTQKLQVHYKPTAKIEPHPQYPREGEKLQLQCDGQGNPIPQEFLWEKEGSDAPLQLSSDSVLIFPFLNKSDSGTYVCTATSSMGSVVAKYNLDVSDASPVPSTSSTYHAVIGGVVAVIVFLLLSLVIVLAHYLIRHKGTYLTHEAKGSDDAPDADTAIINAEGGQASGDDKKEYFI; encoded by the exons AGAGCCAGCCCACAACGTCGGACGAGACTGTGGTGGCCGGTGGTACAGTGGTGCTCAAGTGCCAGGTGGAGGATCCCGATGACTCCTCACTACAGTGGTCCAACCCTGCCCAGCAGACCCTCTACTTCGGGGAGAAACGAG CCCTACGAGATAACAGGATCCAGCTGGAGAGGTCTACCCCCAACGAGCTGACCATCAGCATCAGTGATGTAGTGTTGTCAGATGAGGGGGAATATACCTGCTCCATCTTCACCATGCCTGTGCGGACTGCGAAGGCCCTGGTCACTGTGCTGG GAATCCCCCAGAAACCCCAAATCTTTGGCCATGAGCAGCCCATCGATGAGGAGAAGATAGCCCGGCTGACCTGCCGGTCCTCTGGCAGCAAGCCTGCCGCCCAGCTCCGGTGGAAGAAGGGGAATAAGgagctgaagg ATGAGGGCACTGAGGTGGTGGAGGACCCCAATGGAAAGACCTTCACCGTGAGCAGTCGGGTGGAGTTCCGCGTCACCAAAGAAGACAACGAAGCCGAGGTGACCTGCACCGTGGACCACGAGTCTCTGCAGAATTCTGAGAGGTCAACCACGCAGAAGCTGCAGGTCCACT ACAAGCCAACAGCGAAGATCGAGCCGCATCCCCAGTACCCACGGGAAGGCGAGAAGCTCCAGCTGCAGTGTGACGGACAGGGCAACCCCAT CCCCCAGGAGTTCCTGTGGGAGAAGGAGGGCAGTGATGCACCCCTGCAACTGAGCTCGGACAGCGTCCTCATCTTCCCCTTCCTCAACAAGAGTGACAGTGGCACCTACGTCTGCACGGCCACCAGCTCCATGGGCAGCGTTGTGGCCAAGTACAACCTTGATGTCAGCG ATGCCAGCCCCGTGCCCTCAACCTCCAGCACGTACCATGCAGTGATCGGTGGGGTGGTTGCCGTCATTGTCTTCCTCCTGCTCAGTCTTGTCATCGTGTTGGCACACTACCTGATCAGACACAAAG GTACCTACCTGACCCATGAGGCCAAGGGGTCGGATGACGCCCCAGATGCCGACACAGCCATCATCAATGCAGAGGGCGGCCAAGCCAGTGGTGATGACAAGAAGGAATATTTCATCTAG
- the DUSP23 gene encoding dual specificity protein phosphatase 23 isoform X1: MGASEPPNFSWVSEGQLAGLGMPREPGHYRFLLGQGVRHLVSLSERAPPHHGCCPAIRLHRLRVPDFSPPTPGQIQSFLQLVEEASARGECQLTVRHWRPGCGSALHAGTRPDGHHAGLLPGEGTEDEWQRRHPGDPATAAWLHRDAGAGASRDPVLPVYSHWRGW; the protein is encoded by the exons ATGGGGGCATCCGAGCCCCCCAACTTCTCGTGGGTGTCGGAGGGGCAGCTGGCGGGCCTGGGCATGCCGCGGGAGCCGGGGCACTACCGGTTCCTGCTGGGCCAGGGCGTGCGGCATCTGGTGTCGCTGTCGGAGCGGGCACCCCCGCACCACGGCTGCTGCCCCGCCATTCGGCTGCACCGGCTGCGTGTGCCCGACTTCAGCCCCCCGACGCCCGGGCAGATCCAGAGCttcctgcagctggtggaggaggcCAGCGCCCGTGGGGAG TGCCAGCTGACGGTGCGGCACTGGCGGCCAGGCTGTGGCAGTGCACTGCATGCTGGGACACGGCCGGACGGGCACCATGCTGGCCTGCTACCTGGCGAAGGCACGGAAGATGAGTGGCAGCGACGCCATCCAGGAGATCCGGCGACTGCGGCCTGGCTCCATCGAGACGCGGGAGCAGGAGCAAGCCGTGATCCAGTTCTGCCGGTGTATTCA CACTGGAGAGGATGGTGA
- the DUSP23 gene encoding dual specificity protein phosphatase 23 isoform X3, giving the protein MGASEPPNFSWVSEGQLAGLGMPREPGHYRFLLGQGVRHLVSLSERAPPHHGCCPAIRLHRLRVPDFSPPTPGQIQSFLQLVEEASARGEAVAVHCMLGHGRTGTMLACYLAKARKMSGSDAIQEIRRLRPGSIETREQEQAVIQFCRCIQ; this is encoded by the exons ATGGGGGCATCCGAGCCCCCCAACTTCTCGTGGGTGTCGGAGGGGCAGCTGGCGGGCCTGGGCATGCCGCGGGAGCCGGGGCACTACCGGTTCCTGCTGGGCCAGGGCGTGCGGCATCTGGTGTCGCTGTCGGAGCGGGCACCCCCGCACCACGGCTGCTGCCCCGCCATTCGGCTGCACCGGCTGCGTGTGCCCGACTTCAGCCCCCCGACGCCCGGGCAGATCCAGAGCttcctgcagctggtggaggaggcCAGCGCCCGTGGGGAG GCTGTGGCAGTGCACTGCATGCTGGGACACGGCCGGACGGGCACCATGCTGGCCTGCTACCTGGCGAAGGCACGGAAGATGAGTGGCAGCGACGCCATCCAGGAGATCCGGCGACTGCGGCCTGGCTCCATCGAGACGCGGGAGCAGGAGCAAGCCGTGATCCAGTTCTGCCGGTGTATTCAGTAG